From the Longimicrobium sp. genome, the window CGAGGACGGAATGCGACCGGCTACGCGGCGTGCACCTCCGCCGCGCCGGTGCACTCCCAGGCCCGCGTCTCGAGGATGGCGGCGAGCCGCCCCTGCTGGTGGAGCGCGTTGGGGTCTACCTCAGTGATCATCCGCCGCCAGCGCTGCGCGACCCACGGCTCGCCGTACGCGGCGACGAGGCGTCTGCGGAGCGCGGCGGCGCCCCGGTCGCCGGCCCGCTTCGGATCCCGACAGTCGTACCAGGCCACGATCCGGAGCGCGCCGCCGAGCTCCGCCGTCCAGGGGTCGAGCCACATGCCCGCGCCGTAGAGACCGGCCGCGGGCTCGCCGAGCTGGCGGAGCGTCTCCGCGTTCAGCTCGCCTTCAACTACGTGCACGGTCGGCCGGCGGAGTGCGTCGGCCTCGTAGGGCCAGAGCGGCTTGGCGGCCGCCAGCGTGCGGTAGCGGTTGTGCTTGTAGTCCGGGTGGTCGGGGAGGAGGTTGCGGAAGCGGATCCCGACCACCTCACCGGCGCGCCGGAAGGGGATCAGGAGCGCCGGGAAGCAGCCGTTGAAGGGGAGCGTCACCGCTCCGTCCTCCGCAAGCGGGAACCCCGCCGCGGCGAGCTCCTCCATGCCGTAGCTCCCGGCCAGCCGCGCGGCGAGTGCGGCCCAATCCCGCCGTCCGTCCAGCGAGCGGTAGCCGTACGCCTCCGCCGCGGCCGAGTCGAGGCGGCGCTCGCGCGCCAGGTACGCGGCCCCGCGCCCGGTGAGCCGCAGACCGTCGAGCACGTCGGAGTAGACCGCCGAAGGGAGGCGCGCGCCCGGGAGCGCGAGGACGGCCGCGAGGTTCCGCTCCTGCGCGCTCGGCTCCCCGGCGGGTACGGCGGCCGGCCGGGCGCGGGGACGAGACCGGCGGGGCCGCGGCGCGTCCGCGTCGTCGTCATAGACGATGCCGAGCAGGTCGGCGAGGCGCCGGCAGGCCTCGGCCAGGCCGCAGCCCCAGTGCCGCATCGCCACGTCGAGGTTGGAGTAGCCCCGGCACCCCCGCGGCTGGTCCGCGCCGCACGCCGACCAGCACCCGAAGCCCGCGCCCTCGCCCGGGTAGGCGTGGAGCGCGTCCGAGGAGCCGCAGAACGGGCACCCCCACTTCCGCGCCTCGGCCGCCTTCGGCAGCCCGATCCGCTGGGCGACCGTCTGCGACTCGCGCGCGTTCACCTCCTTCCACGGCAGCGGCACCGGCTACCTCCTGTTGCGGCGTGACGGCGGGCGGCGGACCCGGCCCGCGGCTTTCCTGCGGCTGGGGCGGTTCATCCGGGCCCTCCCCCGCAGCGGTCGCAGTTCCCGCAGCGCGGCGGCGCCTCCTCCCCGAAGTAGCCGAGCAACGCGCGGCGGCGGCATCCTGCGCCCCGCGCGTACGCCTCCACGGCGTCGACGCGGCGCAGCCGCACGGCGCGCCTCCTCGCCAGGGCGTCCCAGTCCACGGGGAGCGCGTGGGGCCGGAGCCCGCGGCGGAGCACCCGAGTCCCCGTCTCCTGCTCCCGCCACTCCACCAGCCCCTCCTCCGCGAGCCGCTCCAGCCGCTCCCGCGCGCGCTTCAGCCCGCCCGTCAGCGCGTCCAGGTCGGCGCGCGCCACCACCTCGCCCTCACCGGGATCGGCGCCGGCGCGGCGGAGCGCCCGCCAGAGGCCGCGGAGGAACCCCAGGTCGTCCGCCCGGGCGGGACCGGCGAGCGTCGCGGTGATCCGCTCCGGCTCGGCCGCGATCCGGGCGCGGATGCCGGCCTTTCCCACGGAGACGTGCGATACGACGCCCGCGAGCGCGAGCACGCGGACGCTCGCGTGGAGCGACCGGGCAGCGGGTCCGCCCAGCGAGCGCTCCAGGTGGGCGAGCGGGCCCGGGAGCCACCCCTCGTCGTCCACGGCGGCCTCCAGCGCAGCGTACGCCTCCTCCACCAGCGCCC encodes:
- a CDS encoding toprim domain-containing protein, whose protein sequence is MPLPWKEVNARESQTVAQRIGLPKAAEARKWGCPFCGSSDALHAYPGEGAGFGCWSACGADQPRGCRGYSNLDVAMRHWGCGLAEACRRLADLLGIVYDDDADAPRPRRSRPRARPAAVPAGEPSAQERNLAAVLALPGARLPSAVYSDVLDGLRLTGRGAAYLARERRLDSAAAEAYGYRSLDGRRDWAALAARLAGSYGMEELAAAGFPLAEDGAVTLPFNGCFPALLIPFRRAGEVVGIRFRNLLPDHPDYKHNRYRTLAAAKPLWPYEADALRRPTVHVVEGELNAETLRQLGEPAAGLYGAGMWLDPWTAELGGALRIVAWYDCRDPKRAGDRGAAALRRRLVAAYGEPWVAQRWRRMITEVDPNALHQQGRLAAILETRAWECTGAAEVHAA